ATCTTCAGCTTACCCTTAAGGAATGATATTGTAAAGCAGCAGATTGGGCTGACAAGCGCACCGATGATGAATGATGACCAGATCGGTACGAATCCTGCACCAGGTGTTATAGCCACAAGACCGACAACAAGACCTGTCGATGCACCGACCAGGGTAGGTTTTCCATCCTTTATCACATCTATTATCATCCATGAGAGCATTGCGCTGGCACTGGCAATTGCCGTTGTCATGAATGCATGTGCTGCAAGACCATTTGCGCCGAGGGCACTTCCGGCATTGAAACCGAACCATCCAAACCAAAGAATGAATGCACCGAGTGCGACAAATGGAATGTTGTGAACTCTGTATGCTGTGTTCTCATATCCCTTTCTTCTTCCAAGGATGATAGAGAATACAAGGGCGCTCACACCTGAGCTTATATGTACTACATTTCCTCCCGCGAAATCAACTGAACCGATCTCTCCGAGAAAACCGCCCTGACCCCATACCATGTGAGCCATCGGATAATAAACGATGATCGACCAGAGCATGATGAAGAAGAACAACGCCTTGAACTTCACACGTCCGACCAGTGAACCGGTGATAAGCGCCGGTGTGATCATGGCGAACATCATCTGAAATGCAACGTATACAAGATGAGGTATATTGTCCGCATAAGGACCAGCCTCATCCATCTTTATCCCGTTAAGTGCAAACCACTTGAGATCTCCTATAACACCTCCGTGATTAGTGCCAAATGAGAGTGAGTAACCGAACAGCACCCACATGACAACTGAAAGTCCCATGATGGCCGTACATGCCATGATGGTATTTACAACATTTTTCCTCCTGACGAGGCCTCCGTAGAAGAATGCAAGTCCGGGTGTCATGAAGAACACCAGAGCCGCACAGATCATAATAAAACCAGTATCTCCCGTATTCATAGTTTCTTCCTCCTTAATTATACTCATCTGGGGAACGCGATATCTCATTCTCCCATGGGGACGGAGGTACCTGTCCCCTCCGTCCCCATTGTCGAAACAAAAAAGGCGCCAAACGAATCTTTTCGATTCATTTGACGCCTTTGTCGTGATTTATAATAGCAGACTTCAGAAAATAATGCAAGAGGTAATTTTAAATTGTTTTTCACAAGCTATTTTGTTGTTTTTGCAAAGTTTCTTAACTAAATCTTTATCGCGCACTCAATTTAGACATATCAGATTTTTTACGGCTGCTATTTCTACGCCACCCCTGTGGACTCCATTCCAGTCTGTCCAGCTGCTGCCATACTTACATTTGCCGTAACTGGTATATGTTCCTTACATGCAATTGCAACATCACGCATGGATGGCACTGACACACTCTCTGTCTGCCAGAACCGCTCTGTAACCACCGATATTGCATGTGTGATATGTCTGTAATCATTCTCGCATCCCAGAGCCTCACTGACATATCTGTAATGAATTTCCTCAAGATATTCAACTATATCTATTCCATCATCAATACTATCTAAATTTACATTATCTGATGATATCATCTGATTCACATAGTCATGCAGCTCTGTCTCGTACTGGCAGTGTTCTCTAAGATTCCCAGGAAATATACTGTTGTGCGGATATGTGAATGAATCCGCCACATAGTGAACAAGCTTTCCGAGAAGAAAGCTCTGTCTGACAGTTCCCATTCCGCCTTTCTCAAGTTTCTTTGTGAGTTTTTCCATATACTTCATGACATTTTCGTAATTGTGTCCTCTAAGTTTCTCCTCGCCACGGATGCTGCCCCTGAAATAAGTCAGCATATTGATATCCGGCTCTATGCTGCCAAATATGAACGCCGCCTTCTGCAGCTTAGATGCGCCGGCATCCATGTGATCCATAATATATCTGCTCAGATTCATGTGGTCTGCTGTTCTCATATTTAACGCCTCCTGCCTGTTCTGCCATCAAGCACAGCTTGATAAGCTTCTCATGTACAAATGTATCCTCTATATCTTTTTCGTTGTATATAGTGTAAACGATAGATATAAAATCCGCAGGAAGAAACTATAAATACTTTCTAAATAGACCGTAAAATATTCAGAAATTCATGGCAATTAAGAGAGTTCCAGCAGTGATGCATACCACGCCAACAGCCGCTTTCTTGGTCAGCTTTTCGTGGAACACGATTCCTGAAAATGCAATGGTGATGAGCATGCTCAGCTTGTCTATCGGTACTACCACGCTTGCCGGTCCGTCCTGAAGTGCCCTGTAATAACACAGCCAGGATGCTCCCGTGGCTATTCCAGAGAGCGCAATAAACAGCAGCTCATTCTTCTCTATGCCCTTTATCTCATGCTGTTTTCCTGACACAAACACCATAAGCCAAGCCATGACAAGAACCACCGTTGTCCTGATCGCCGTGCCCAGATTTGAGTTGATATCCGATATCCCTACCTTGCCGAGTATCGCTGTCAAACTGGCAAAGACAGCTGAGAGCACCGCGTACAGCAGCCAGCTGCCATGCAAAAGTCCCATTTCCCGCTGTTTCTGTGCCACACTGCCACCGTCTGTTGACATATGTTCGACATCTTTCCCTGACAGCTCCTGATCATCTGCAGTTTTCTTTTTGGTGATCATAAGCATGGTGCCCACACCTATCATAACTATTGAGATACCCTTAACCCAGGTGATCCCCTCATGTAGGAATATGAGGGCAAGCAGAATCGTGAGCACGGTGCTTGATTTGTCTATGGGAACGACCTTGTTGATATCCCCTTTCTGCAGCGCCCTGAAATAACACAGCCAGGATGCTCCGGTTGCAAGGCCGGAGAGGATCAGAAAGAGAAGTGTCTTACCGCTGATATGTGTGTCTGCAGTCCAGGCTCCTGTGACAAGAACCATCAGCCAAGCAAACAGCAGAACCACAACTGTCCTTATAGCCGTCGCCACATCAGAATCCGTCTTTCTTATACCGCATTTTGCAAGTATCGCCGTGATCCCCGCAAATGACGAAGAACCCACTGCAAATAATATCCACATTTTACGCGCCTCCCATTTATATGTGACCGTGAGCCACACTTACATTTATCATTTTGTATCATCTTTACTATAGGGTAACACTATTTTGACTCCAAATCCATCCTTGCGGCACCCCCGCTCAAAGCCACACAAAAGGCAGGCTCACATAAGGACGCTTTCAAAAAGTGACCGATTGAGAGCAGCACAACGCCACAGAGATTTAAAACTCTGTGGCGTTGTGCTTTTTTATAGCTAACAGGAAAATGATTAGAAAAAATTTTGATCTTTGATTAAGGTTACGGGCGTAACAGTTACTGAAAAGTGATTTATTCTACAACGGCGGCGTCCGTCAGTCTGGAATAGTGAGCAGTGTATTTCCGTAAAAACAGCAAAGCCGCCCGGTTTCGGACGGCAAATTGGCACAGGCTGTGTTTTATGCTCCCCAAAGCAACATACCGATTGCCGTAGCGAGAATCATTGCGATAACGCAGGGGCGAACGCCGGAGAGAAAAGCGTTGACGCCGGCATATTTCATCAGATTTTTGAGTACCGCCGCAATTAAAAGTATAATAACGAAAGACGGAAGAACAACGCCGAGCGTACCAAGCGATATTCAGCCCTTCAATTCCGAAAAGATTTTCTATTGCATATCGGTTCAAATCCTTGTTTCCCCGCTTTTCTCAGTCTACCCGCAGCATACGGTAACCGACGCCGATATGCGTCTGAATGTATTGCGGACCGTCCTTTTGCGGCTCCAGCTTTTTGCGCAGGGTCGCCATAAACACCCGCAGAGAAGCAATATCGTTTTCCCAGCTGCTGCCCCAAATCTGCTGCGTGATATAGGTGTGCGTCAGCACCTTTCCGACATTATGAGAGAGCAGACACAAAAGCTTGTATTCAATCGGGGTCAGGTGCAATTCCTCCCCATTTAGATAAGCGCAGCCGGCGGCATAATCAATTTTAAGCTTGCCGTTTTGGAAAACGGGTGAGTTGGCATCGCCGCTTGCCTGAAGCAGCAGCAGCCGTCTTTGCGTGACCCGAAGGCGTGCCAAAAGCTCCTCTATGGAAAAGGGCTTTGTCAGATAGTCGTCCGCCCCGGCATCCAGCGCCGTGATTTTGTCTTTATCCTCGCTGCGCGCACTGATCACAATAATGGGCATATTTGACCATGAGCGGATGCTTTCGATCACCTGTGTGCCGTCGATATCCGGCAGCCCCAGATCCAGCAGAACGATATCCGGGTTATGGGAGGTCGCTTCTATAATAGCGCTGTGTCCGTTCTCCGCGGTCAGGTAGCGGTAATCGTGCGCCTTTAATGTTGTTACGATCAGATTGCGGACGGGACGGTCGTCCTCCACAACGAGAACAAGGGGTTTATTCATTCAGAGTCACCTCGCTGAGCGGTAAAGTAAAGGTAAATATGCAGCCGTGCGGTACGTTATCCGTAAGCGTCAGCGTTCCGCCGTGCAGCTCTATGATAGATTTACACAGGGTAAGCCCGATCCCGAAGCTTCTGCGGCTGTCTGCGACGGTATTTTTCCCGGTGTAAAACATCTCAAAAATATGCGGTTTCATATCGTCTGCAATTCCGTTTCCGTTATCGGTGACTCGGATCACGGCATCCCCGCCCTGTTTTTCGGCACTTACGCAGATCTCGGAGCCTTGTTCGGTATATTTCAAAGCATTATCAATAAGGTTGACAATGACCTGCACGATAAGCTGTGCGTCCATACGCGCAAGGATCAAATCGTCGCACCTTACCGTCACCTTGTGTCCGACGGATTTTTTCTTCAAATGCGAAACGGCTTCGTTGACCACTTCGTCTACAAGCTGGTCGGTAAGCTCCAGCTTCAGGCGTCCGTCATTCAGCCGTGTAACATACAGCAGATTTTCCACCACGCCGATCAGCCATTCGGAATCGTCATAAATATCTTTATAGATCTGCTGCTTGGTTGCTTCGTCCAGGCAGTTTCCGTTATGCAAAAGCGTGTCCGCATTACCCGAAACGGAGCAAAGCGGCGTGCGCAGATCGTGTGAGATCGACCGCAAAAGGTCGGCGCGCAGCTGCTCGCTTTTTGCAAGATCTGCCGCCCGTTCCTTTTCGGCGGCGTTGTGAGCATTATCCATTGCCAGCGCACATTCGTTCACAACCGACAGTACGATGCTGCTCTCAAATGAATCGGGCCTTTCGGGTTTCATCGGTATCCCGATTACACCGTATACTCTGCCGCCTGCACGGATCGCAAGATAAAGACATTCGGATTTTCCAAACTGTGCTGTCGCTGCTCCTGCACGGCAATCGTTTTGAAGCACCCATTCTGCGGTCTGCCGCTCTGCATCGCTTAGCAGCTTTTCAGCGTGTGTATCCTTTTTTTCGGCATACAGCCGCCCGGACAACATTCCGTTTTCGCCTTTCGTATAGGCAACAATGCTTCGGTCAAGCAGCCGAGAGAGCTGCATACAGGTCACGCTTAAAACATCATCGTTGCTTTTTGCTTTTTGCAACAGACGGTCAGTGTCGAACAGCACCTGCACACGGAACGCGGAGCGAGCCGAAAGCCTTGCATGATCTTTCAGCTTCGAGGCAAGCGTGCCGGTGAGAACGGAAGACGCCAGCATGACTGCAAAGGTAACGGGATAGCCTACGGCATAGGTCTGAAAGGACAACCTGGGTTCGGTAAGGAAAAATCCGAACAATACAACACTTAGAAGTGAGCCTGCCATACTGCAAAGGTATCCTTTGGTCAAAACGGAGATCATCAGCACACCTAGGATGTATACCGTAACGATATTGGTATCGGGAAAGCCGAGATGGTCGAACAGAAACCCGATCGCCGTACATACGGCAAGCGCCAGGACGGTCACGGCAATATCCCGCAGCGACGGTATCTCTGCACCTAAGAACAGACGGCGTCTGTGCGGCTTTGTATAGTTCAGTGCGTCGGGAATAATATGAATGTCAACGTCGGGGGCGGAGGAGATAAGCTTTTCGGTGAGAGTCGGTCTTCCGAACAGCCCTCTGCGTCTGGCACTGCTTTGCCCGATCACGATTTTTGTGACATCGGAAAGCCTGACATATTCCGAGATCTGCAGCGGTACATCCTCGCCGTGCGTCTTAACGATCTCGGCGCCGAGCCTTTGCGCGAGCTGTATGTTCTGCGAAAGTCGGGACTGATCCTCATCATTTATGACCGTATCCGTCTGCACATAGATGGCGGTAAATCTTGCATGAAGGGCCTTAGCCATCTTTGCGGCGGTGTGTATGATCCTTGCATTGGACGGCGAAGAGGATAGGCAGACAAGGATATGCTCGTCTGTATCGAATTTTGACTGTTCGGTTTGTACTTTCATCGGTTTCACCGCCATTTTTATTTTATTTTATTATTATACAGTAAAACTGTAAAAAAAACTACCGCAACCTAAAAATCATTCTTCTGCCCATCGGAAAGAATAATATCGACATTTCCGTGCGTTTCACGAAAACGGCGGATCTCACATAATATTTCACTTTCGGACAGTCCCTGCGGCAGCAGAATTTCGGAAGGCTCACGGGATTCGTTTTCCTTTAACAGTGCTTTTCTGTTTTCTTCAAGAAATCGATCCAGCCTGCTCATAAGATAAAATCCGAAAGCAAATATGCCAAGCAGGCTGACGATCAGTAATAGCTCAGCCATCCTCATTCACCTCTGTTAAATGCGAAAACACTTCTGCAGTTCTTTGTAAGCGCCGAGAACCAAAAGAGTGATATTGTCCGTAAGAACGGTGTCAGGCGAAACTGCCATATTTATCTTTCCGTTCTCCTTGGTTGCCATAATATTGATGCTGTATTTTCTGCGGATATCCAGCACTCCGACGGTTTTTCCGATCCAACCCTCCGGAACCTCTACCTCAAAAATGGCATGAGCCTCATCGACCTCGATGTAATCCCGTACGTGATCGGCGGTATAGCGAATAGCAGCCCAATTTGCTACTTGCTTTTCAGGGTAAATTACTTCGTCCGCTCCGTTACGCAGAAGAAATTTCTCCTGAACATCACGCTCGGCGCGGGACACAACTAATTTTGCACCGAGCTCTTTCAGCAAAGAAGTGGTTTCCAGCGAATTTTGAAAATTTCCTCCTATGGTGACTATGCACACATCAAAGTTTCCGATTCCGAGCGACTTTAAAAATTCCGTGTTTGTGCTGTCACCTATCTGTGCGTTAGTAACGATCGGCAGAATCTTATTGACCCTTTCTTCGTTGCTGTCTACCGCCATCACCTCATGCCCGAGCTTATTCAGCTGCAAAGCGATATGCCTACCGAATCTGCCGAGACCTATCAACAATATGTTTTTCATAATATAGTAACTCCTTTATCCGACTGTGATTTTTTCGAGCGGCAGCTTTGCTCCGCTCTGATTTTTATTGGAGACCGCCGCGTAAATCAGGGTAAGTCCGCCGACTCTGCCGAGATACATCAAGACGATCAAAATAAGCTGAGAAAGAACACCGAGCTGCGGTGTGATTCCAAGGGTAAGCCCGACCGTTCCGACAGCGGACGCCGTTTCGTAAAGGCAGGTGCTAAGCGGCAGACCTTCTGCCGTGCTGATAACAATGCCGCCGACAAAAAACAGCATGAAATACATTACGGCAACGGCTGCGGCGTTTTTCACTGCCGAACCGTCAATGCGCCTGCCGCAGACTTCGGCATCGTCCTTTTGGCGACAAACGGAGAATGCACTCAGAATCAGAACGGCAAGCGTGGTCGTTTTCATACCGCCTGCCGTGGAGCCGGGTGATCCGCCGACAAGCATCAGCAGAATCATAATTGCCTTGGAGGAACCGGTCATAGTGGGAAGATCGGCGGTATTGAAACCGGCGGTTCTCGGTGTGACGGACTGAAAAAGCGACGCAAGAATCCTTTCGGCGAGCGGCAGTCCCGTAAAATCGCAGAAGAAAAAGAATACTGCGGGAGCGATAATGAGGATTGCCGTTGTTACCAATATGACCTTGCTCTGCATCCGGTATTTTTTGAAATGCCACTTGTTTGTGCAAATATCGTCCCAGGTCAAAAATCCAATACCGCCCACAATAATTAAAAGCATAATTGCAATGTTTATTGTAGGCTCTCCGATGTATCCCGTAAGAGACGGGTATTTGTTTTCTGCGGTGCCGAGTATGTCAAAGCCGGCATTGCAAAAGGCGGAAATCGAATGAAATGCCGCCATCCAAATTCCCTTGATACCGAAGTTTCCGCAAAATGTCGGCAGCATGACGATCATTCCGATAAGCTCGATCAAAAAAGTTCCCCGTACAATAAAGCGGGTCAGGCGGACGATCCCGCCGACCTTCGGGGCAGAGATGGCGTCCTGCATGGTACTGCGCTGCATCAGCGATATTTTTCTGCCGGACAGCATGGCGAAAAATGCCGCAACTGTCACAACACCGAGCCCGCCTATCTGGATCATCAGCAGTATTACCGTCTGCCCGAAAGCGGACCAATAACTGCCCGTATCCTGCACGACCAGCCCCGTAACGCAAACGGCCGAGGTCGATGTGAACAGCGCCTCGTGAAACGGCGTAACAACTCCGGCAGTCGATGAAAACGGCAGCATCAATATCAGTGCTCCGATCAGAATAACCCCGGCAAAGCCCAAAACGATCAGCTTAAAGGATGACAGTCGCTTTTTTCTATGTGTAATTTCAGACATATATACTTCTCCTGTTTTTGTTTGTTTACAAAGAGTATATTATGAAATATAAAAAAACGGTGTAATGATCCGGTGTACTGTATTAAGATTGCATTAAGGCGCTCATTCTTTGAAAAAACAGCGCATAGTATAGCAAACGCTGAAGGCCTTGAAGCCCTCGGCTTTGACAAAGACACCGCCGAAGGTGCTATATCCATTCTGACAGAACTTGGCATCATATCATGATCAGACACTCGAATAAAATACCCCATATAATTTCTGGAAATAAAAAATTTCAGAATTATATGGGACATTTTATGTCTGTTCTATATTTCTACTAATAAATTATTCACACAAACATATATATCATAGATAATCATACACTTTACAAAAGTCCCTTAACGTCCTCCGCGATCATCTCTGCATCAAGACGATTATCCTTAAGAACCTCTTCGACATCGTACCTGTCAAGGAATTCCTTCTTAAGACCATAATTCAGCACCTTCATATCTGAATCGCCATAGAATCTTGCAATCTTCTCACCGAATCCGCCGTCCAGTATACCATCCTCGATGGTGACGACAACTGAGTGGTCTGCCTTGAGGCTTTCAAGAAGTTCCTCATCGAGACCTGTGATATAGTAAGGATTGATGACAGTGGCATCTATACCAAGCTCGCTCTTCATCTCGTCTGCTGCAGCATTTGCCAGACTGTAGAAGGTTCCAAGGCCGAGTAGGGCAACCTTACTTCCCTTCTGTGTCACCTCATATTTATTCAGATCTCCAAAGTTCTTCGTCACAGGGCTTCCACTTACCATTGCACCGCCTGGGAGCTTGATGGCCACAGGATGCTCATTCTGCTCTATGCTCCAGTCAAGCATAGCAATATACTCTTCCTTTGTTGTCGGAGCAAGATATACAAGATTCGGGATATTTGAAAGCATAGGGATATCCTGAAATCCCAGATGTGTCACATCATTCATTCCATATACAGATCCTGCAAATGTCACTATAGTGGCTGCATTGTTGTTGATACAGAGATCCTGAGATATCTGGTCAAATGTTCTCTGCACAAATGAGCTGTACACACCGAACACTGGTTTTCCGCCGCCTGCTGCAATTCCCGACGCAAGTGCCACCGCTGTCTCCTCTGCGATTCCCACGTCGACAAACTGCTTTCCGGCCTCACGTCTCTTATCCTCTGTAAATCCTATAACTGTCGGTGTTCCCGCTGTGATGGCAACGACCTTTGGATCCTTCTTCATCTTGTCAAGCAGGTAATCACAGGACACGCTTGAGTAGTCCTCCTCGTCACCTTCAAATAACGATCTTCCTGTCTCTATGTCAAATGGTCCGCTGTAGTGCCACTGCTCCTTGTGCTCCTCAGCTGGGGCATAACCCTTTCCCTTGAGGGTTCTGATGTGGACCACAACAGGCTTCTTTGAATCTTTTACCTTCTGGAATGTGTCTATGAGGGCTGCCACATCATTGCCTTCATGCACGTAATAATAATCAAGTCCCACGGCGCGGAACAGATTGCACTCTGCTGTTCCATTAGTGTCTCTGAGTAATCTGAGATTTGTATAGAGTCCTCCGTGGTTCTCGGCTATGGACATATCGTTGTCATTTACAACTATGATGAGGTTGCCATCCAGCTCTTTAGCGTAATCAAGTCCTTCAAGGGCCTCTCCTCCTGACAGGGAGCCATCACCTATCACCGCTATCACATTGCCCTCTGCGCCCTGAAGGTCCCTTGCCTTTGCAAGACCTGCAGCCAGACTGATGGATGTTGAGGTATGTCCAACCGTGAAGAAGTCGTGCTCGCTCTCATGCGGGTTGCTGTAACCAGTCACATCATCATAGTGCTCCTCATAGAGGTATGCATCCTTTCTTCCTGTGAGCATCTTATGAGGATAGCTCTGGTGGGACACGTCATACACAATCTTATCCTTTGGTGATTCAAATACATAGTGAAGTGCTATGGTTGCCTCCACCATACCAAAGTTCGGTCCAAAATGTCCGCCGTGCTTGCTGGCTCTGATGAGAAGTGCATGTCTCATCTCGTCTGCAAGTGTTCTCATCTCGTCTACTGTCAGTTTCTTTACATCCTGTGGTCCATTAATATTTTCAATATACATTTTTATTTATCCTCCTGTTTTTACATGGTGCATTCGCCATCGGTAATTTTCCCGTCCCATACAAGCTTGCCGGTCTTCACGGCCTCCTCATATTTGGATATCTTGTAATGTAATCTATCCATGGTGGCTTCGATCTGTTTTCTCTGCTCCTCAAGCTTCTCATACTGCTCCTTAAGGAGATCCAGCCTCGCGCCAAATGTAGCATCTCCCATCTGGAACAGTTTTACATATTCAATAAGCGCCTCTATCGGAACACCAGCATTTCTCATACATACAGTGTGTTCAACCCAATCGACATCCTTTTCCTGATAATCCCTGTTGCCACTGGCATTTCTCGCTACAGGAGGGATAAGCCCGACCCTCTCGTAATACCTGAGCGTATCAGCGGTGATATCAAACTTTTCACTTACCTCTTTGATAGTCATATTGCCACCACTTTCCTAATTTCAAGAAAACCTTTCTATTTATAGCTATATGCACTCACACAATACCTATATGTTACATTGAATATATCACTTGGAGTTCACTCTAAGTCAACCCCCAATTTTCACCCCTTATGGGGACGGAGGTGCCTGCCCCCATACAGAATATAAAAGAGGCGGGCAACGTAGTTAACGCTGTCCGCCTTTATATACATAAATATGTAAATTTTTATGCTACGCACTGATTCCAACTGTCGAGCAGATGTTTACTGCAATGATATCATCCACTGTTACACCAAAGATGGTGGCCAGAATGATCAGGTTATCTACGGTTGGCATAGCCATACCTTTCTGCCACTTGTATATCGCATTTGGAGTGGCAAATCCAAATATATCCTGCAGATCCTTTACAGAAAGACCTGCATTCTGTCTAAGCTTCACAATATTTCTGCCTGTTCCTGTCATGTCAATTGTTGGTACATTACACATAATACTTCCCTCCTAAAATTCTCATCTCATCTGCATTGCTACAATTGTGGACCGCGCAGAGCGCATCCCCTGGCGCTCCTAACGATCTGACACATACAATCTCTGCCATGTCTCTCCCTTTCTTTTATCTCTTAGTTCTGGCAGATTTCTTCTTCACAAAGACGAGTTCAAAAACACAAAAACGCCCATCTACATGAATACTTATATAATACTCACATAGATGGACGTTTTTTTGTACATCATGATTCCAATCTATAAATGCTGATAGATCTGGCTGATCTCAGTCTATCGAAACCTATTTGATCTGTTATGTATTTGCTCAGATCATTCAGGTCAGCATATTTGTATGATCATGTTCCGTACGCTCTCGCCCTGTACCATATGAGTACATATGTTCACGCAGCTTATCATCTGTATGTAAAGTATTCCCTGCCACATCACTATTAAACTCTCGGGTTATGTATTTAGCGAAAACTATACTTAACATGATTCTTTCCTTTCCTGACTACCCTTCCGGGTTCCTTTTCCTTAGTCATTTCTTATTGGTGTGTCCTGATTTTCTTCTTTTATTTGACCACCTAAACTGTACTCTACCACAAATATAATTATTTGTCATTACACCGCTGGTATAAAATTATTTTATCCCCGGCTGCTTCTAGCTCCCTCTCTATCCAGGTCATGATAACATCCACCAAATACTCCTGCTGTCTTGGACCAAGCTCCACTCCCGGGGCAAATGTATGCCACTTACGTATGCATTCCCGGCAGCATGTAGCCGTCGCATGCTGTGCCACAAATACCGGATGTCCCCGCATGGGAGTCTGCTTTCCGTCATTTGGTATGAATGCCGGAGCTTCCCTCTGCGCAATGAAATCCCGTGCATGCTGTCTTATGGTATCCAGCCCCTTTTCATGTATATAGTCGATATCTTTCTGTGTCAAATGAAATCCACTGCGGAATTTCGACCTTCCCAGACGCTCAAAAAGCCGGGCGTACCATTCTTCCTTTGTCAACCCTATCATCTCCATGTAATTCTATAACAGAAAGTCTCTACAACTCTTCATCATTTCTCACAGAAAAATTCTATCTCCTCGCCAAGCGGTCCATGACAGAACGCGATCCTTGCTGGAAACCTTGGATCCGACTGGATCTCTATGTCCTTTGGCTCTATAAACACCT
This sequence is a window from Coprococcus eutactus. Protein-coding genes within it:
- a CDS encoding ATP-binding protein, which produces MKVQTEQSKFDTDEHILVCLSSSPSNARIIHTAAKMAKALHARFTAIYVQTDTVINDEDQSRLSQNIQLAQRLGAEIVKTHGEDVPLQISEYVRLSDVTKIVIGQSSARRRGLFGRPTLTEKLISSAPDVDIHIIPDALNYTKPHRRRLFLGAEIPSLRDIAVTVLALAVCTAIGFLFDHLGFPDTNIVTVYILGVLMISVLTKGYLCSMAGSLLSVVLFGFFLTEPRLSFQTYAVGYPVTFAVMLASSVLTGTLASKLKDHARLSARSAFRVQVLFDTDRLLQKAKSNDDVLSVTCMQLSRLLDRSIVAYTKGENGMLSGRLYAEKKDTHAEKLLSDAERQTAEWVLQNDCRAGAATAQFGKSECLYLAIRAGGRVYGVIGIPMKPERPDSFESSIVLSVVNECALAMDNAHNAAEKERAADLAKSEQLRADLLRSISHDLRTPLCSVSGNADTLLHNGNCLDEATKQQIYKDIYDDSEWLIGVVENLLYVTRLNDGRLKLELTDQLVDEVVNEAVSHLKKKSVGHKVTVRCDDLILARMDAQLIVQVIVNLIDNALKYTEQGSEICVSAEKQGGDAVIRVTDNGNGIADDMKPHIFEMFYTGKNTVADSRRSFGIGLTLCKSIIELHGGTLTLTDNVPHGCIFTFTLPLSEVTLNE
- a CDS encoding potassium channel family protein; this encodes MKNILLIGLGRFGRHIALQLNKLGHEVMAVDSNEERVNKILPIVTNAQIGDSTNTEFLKSLGIGNFDVCIVTIGGNFQNSLETTSLLKELGAKLVVSRAERDVQEKFLLRNGADEVIYPEKQVANWAAIRYTADHVRDYIEVDEAHAIFEVEVPEGWIGKTVGVLDIRRKYSINIMATKENGKINMAVSPDTVLTDNITLLVLGAYKELQKCFRI
- a CDS encoding chromate transporter, whose product is MSLGTLGVVLPSFVIILLIAAVLKNLMKYAGVNAFLSGVRPCVIAMILATAIGMLLWGA
- a CDS encoding response regulator, yielding MNKPLVLVVEDDRPVRNLIVTTLKAHDYRYLTAENGHSAIIEATSHNPDIVLLDLGLPDIDGTQVIESIRSWSNMPIIVISARSEDKDKITALDAGADDYLTKPFSIEELLARLRVTQRRLLLLQASGDANSPVFQNGKLKIDYAAGCAYLNGEELHLTPIEYKLLCLLSHNVGKVLTHTYITQQIWGSSWENDIASLRVFMATLRKKLEPQKDGPQYIQTHIGVGYRMLRVD
- a CDS encoding zinc dependent phospholipase C family protein, whose translation is MRTADHMNLSRYIMDHMDAGASKLQKAAFIFGSIEPDINMLTYFRGSIRGEEKLRGHNYENVMKYMEKLTKKLEKGGMGTVRQSFLLGKLVHYVADSFTYPHNSIFPGNLREHCQYETELHDYVNQMISSDNVNLDSIDDGIDIVEYLEEIHYRYVSEALGCENDYRHITHAISVVTERFWQTESVSVPSMRDVAIACKEHIPVTANVSMAAAGQTGMESTGVA
- a CDS encoding ammonium transporter, translated to MNTGDTGFIMICAALVFFMTPGLAFFYGGLVRRKNVVNTIMACTAIMGLSVVMWVLFGYSLSFGTNHGGVIGDLKWFALNGIKMDEAGPYADNIPHLVYVAFQMMFAMITPALITGSLVGRVKFKALFFFIMLWSIIVYYPMAHMVWGQGGFLGEIGSVDFAGGNVVHISSGVSALVFSIILGRRKGYENTAYRVHNIPFVALGAFILWFGWFGFNAGSALGANGLAAHAFMTTAIASASAMLSWMIIDVIKDGKPTLVGASTGLVVGLVAITPGAGFVPIWSSFIIGALVSPICCFTISFLKGKLKIDDALDAFGCHGIGGIWGGIATGLFAKSSINSVARWDGLVFGDVHLFLMQLVGIVVTIVVAVVGTLICLGIVRLFTPLRVTDREEKVGLDISEHGESAYPTFNGLDS
- a CDS encoding TrkH family potassium uptake protein is translated as MSEITHRKKRLSSFKLIVLGFAGVILIGALILMLPFSSTAGVVTPFHEALFTSTSAVCVTGLVVQDTGSYWSAFGQTVILLMIQIGGLGVVTVAAFFAMLSGRKISLMQRSTMQDAISAPKVGGIVRLTRFIVRGTFLIELIGMIVMLPTFCGNFGIKGIWMAAFHSISAFCNAGFDILGTAENKYPSLTGYIGEPTINIAIMLLIIVGGIGFLTWDDICTNKWHFKKYRMQSKVILVTTAILIIAPAVFFFFCDFTGLPLAERILASLFQSVTPRTAGFNTADLPTMTGSSKAIMILLMLVGGSPGSTAGGMKTTTLAVLILSAFSVCRQKDDAEVCGRRIDGSAVKNAAAVAVMYFMLFFVGGIVISTAEGLPLSTCLYETASAVGTVGLTLGITPQLGVLSQLILIVLMYLGRVGGLTLIYAAVSNKNQSGAKLPLEKITVG
- a CDS encoding EamA family transporter, translated to MWILFAVGSSSFAGITAILAKCGIRKTDSDVATAIRTVVVLLFAWLMVLVTGAWTADTHISGKTLLFLILSGLATGASWLCYFRALQKGDINKVVPIDKSSTVLTILLALIFLHEGITWVKGISIVMIGVGTMLMITKKKTADDQELSGKDVEHMSTDGGSVAQKQREMGLLHGSWLLYAVLSAVFASLTAILGKVGISDINSNLGTAIRTTVVLVMAWLMVFVSGKQHEIKGIEKNELLFIALSGIATGASWLCYYRALQDGPASVVVPIDKLSMLITIAFSGIVFHEKLTKKAAVGVVCITAGTLLIAMNF